Proteins from a single region of Bdellovibrio bacteriovorus HD100:
- a CDS encoding chloride channel protein codes for MYSNELKQRRRILLICVLSCLVAIASVLVAKLLLLGIALFTNLFYFQTFSVAESNPADNTLGAWAVVVPVIGGLIVGAMARFGSASIRGHGIPEAMENILQKESRIPRRITFLKPLSSAIAIGSGGPFGAEGPIIATGGALGSWLGQIVPVSAYERKIILASGAAAGMTAIFGTPLSAVLLAIELLLFEYRPKSFVPVALATAVAATLRSAFMHTEAFFTMPPIQVPDMTGLLTYLVFGAVMGLLAVVVTKSIYWVEDHFEKIPLHWLWWPALGGLAVGIIGLIEPRSLGVGYGNISLSLAGSLTVGAAVSIFVWKFLAWAIALGSGTSGGTLAPLLTLGAAFGFIIGTLLARFVPELHTDVNTMALIGMAALFAGSSRALLASVLFALEGTKQPVGLVPLLGCCCIAYLISTVIMKNSIMTEKIARRGLKVPHEYYGGSHS; via the coding sequence GTGTATTCAAATGAATTGAAGCAACGTCGTCGCATTCTGCTGATCTGTGTTTTGAGCTGTCTAGTGGCTATCGCCAGTGTTCTGGTGGCAAAGCTGCTGCTTTTGGGAATTGCCCTGTTCACCAATCTTTTTTATTTCCAAACATTCTCTGTGGCAGAAAGCAATCCCGCAGACAACACCCTGGGAGCCTGGGCTGTCGTGGTGCCGGTCATCGGTGGTTTGATTGTTGGAGCCATGGCAAGATTTGGATCTGCCAGCATTCGTGGTCACGGAATCCCTGAAGCGATGGAAAATATCCTGCAAAAAGAAAGTCGCATCCCCCGTCGCATCACATTCCTAAAGCCCCTGTCATCAGCCATCGCCATTGGTTCGGGCGGCCCCTTCGGCGCCGAAGGCCCGATCATCGCCACTGGCGGCGCCTTGGGGTCCTGGCTGGGACAGATTGTGCCCGTCAGTGCCTATGAAAGAAAAATCATTCTGGCTTCCGGCGCGGCAGCAGGCATGACTGCGATCTTTGGCACACCATTGTCGGCGGTCTTGCTGGCCATCGAGCTGCTCCTTTTTGAATACCGTCCCAAATCTTTTGTTCCCGTGGCGCTGGCAACAGCCGTGGCGGCGACATTGCGTTCGGCCTTTATGCACACGGAAGCTTTCTTCACCATGCCGCCTATTCAGGTTCCTGACATGACCGGGCTGCTGACGTATCTGGTGTTTGGCGCTGTCATGGGATTACTGGCGGTCGTTGTCACGAAATCCATTTACTGGGTGGAAGACCACTTTGAAAAAATCCCCCTTCACTGGCTGTGGTGGCCCGCACTGGGTGGCCTTGCTGTGGGCATTATCGGCCTGATTGAGCCACGCTCCTTGGGTGTGGGCTATGGCAATATATCACTGAGTCTTGCTGGCAGTCTTACCGTCGGCGCCGCAGTAAGCATCTTCGTATGGAAGTTCCTGGCCTGGGCCATTGCGCTGGGAAGCGGAACGTCCGGCGGGACCCTGGCGCCACTACTGACATTGGGCGCCGCTTTCGGATTTATCATTGGAACGCTGCTGGCTCGATTTGTTCCCGAACTGCACACGGATGTAAACACCATGGCCCTGATCGGAATGGCAGCCCTGTTTGCGGGATCTTCACGAGCACTCTTGGCATCCGTACTGTTTGCTCTGGAAGGAACCAAACAACCCGTGGGCCTGGTTCCTTTGTTGGGTTGTTGTTGTATTGCTTATTTGATTTCAACCGTGATTATGAAAAACTCTATCATGACTGAAAAAATCGCACGCCGGGGCCTGAAGGTTCCCCATGAATACTACGGAGGATCCCACTCATGA